From bacterium, one genomic window encodes:
- a CDS encoding DUF1624 domain-containing protein yields the protein MRKPGSRLFFVDLFRLFAIFLMVQGHVFRALANDAIQKGLFWRIHETVHGLTAPLFLFGSGMIFMVVTRGRWDEYRKFGAKTWQRLRRYIYFLVIGYWLHLPSLSLSKTIRMMNPELLARMTAVDVLHIISIGLILLHLICMLLGRPRRAMWVLLPLGVACLALAPLVRPLNLPGPSPLVSWLTTQYGSNFTILPWWGYILFGACFGILFPESGKLKDERRYIIIAIISGVACFIIGFVVSLMIGRPFGIGSPNKPEQVLANIGGVLLVISIAWLLERVGFAKKIRKAFFLSEETLIVYVIHLMLLYGSVLSPGIATFIGPTLGMPMLLLVFTLISALTVAFTWGWHWVKKENLKVLRIIQLAMTALFIITYLVSPV from the coding sequence ATGAGAAAACCCGGCTCAAGACTTTTTTTTGTTGACCTTTTCCGCTTGTTTGCGATTTTTTTGATGGTCCAGGGACACGTATTCAGGGCGCTTGCGAATGATGCAATCCAGAAGGGGCTTTTCTGGAGGATACACGAAACCGTTCACGGACTGACTGCGCCGCTGTTTCTTTTCGGCTCCGGTATGATATTCATGGTGGTAACGCGCGGCAGATGGGATGAATACCGCAAGTTCGGGGCAAAGACTTGGCAGAGGTTGAGGCGCTACATATACTTTCTCGTGATAGGCTACTGGCTACATCTTCCGTCCTTGAGTCTTTCAAAGACCATCCGAATGATGAATCCCGAACTCCTTGCAAGAATGACCGCCGTTGACGTTCTTCATATAATCTCAATCGGCCTCATCCTGCTCCATCTCATCTGCATGCTGCTGGGTCGTCCCAGGAGGGCTATGTGGGTGCTTTTGCCCCTGGGTGTGGCGTGTCTGGCTCTCGCTCCTTTAGTCCGACCGTTAAATCTTCCAGGTCCTTCGCCGCTTGTATCGTGGCTCACTACCCAGTACGGTTCCAACTTCACGATTCTTCCATGGTGGGGATACATCTTATTCGGAGCGTGCTTCGGAATCCTTTTTCCCGAGTCGGGCAAGCTGAAGGATGAGCGAAGGTACATCATCATCGCCATCATTTCGGGTGTAGCTTGTTTCATAATAGGGTTCGTCGTCTCGCTCATGATAGGCAGGCCGTTCGGGATAGGCTCTCCGAACAAACCAGAGCAGGTTCTCGCGAACATAGGCGGTGTGCTTTTAGTGATAAGCATTGCGTGGCTTCTCGAAAGGGTCGGTTTCGCCAAGAAGATTAGAAAGGCATTCTTCCTGAGCGAAGAGACCTTGATAGTCTATGTCATACATCTCATGCTTCTGTACGGATCGGTACTCTCGCCAGGGATCGCTACCTTTATAGGCCCTACCCTGGGGATGCCGATGCTGCTTCTCGTGTTCACGCTCATCTCCGCTCTTACTGTTGCCTTCACATGGGGGTGGCACTGGGTAAAGAAGGAGAACCTTAAGGTTCTGAGGATCATTCAGCTTGCGATGACTGCTTTGTTCATTATTACCTACCTGGTAAGCCCCGTATGA
- a CDS encoding ribonuclease Z, with amino-acid sequence MNETCLFWQGEGWGVRVLYSSAGVATSILVTSKKGGSLLMDAGDGTLRDLVSLNCDFRSLSAVLISHGHFDHIGGIHSLLGFMRMIGRSEELVIAMPKGAREPPAILDAFESLYSNTMPFKVVRHEVEDSRSLKFAEIIIKSFKVVHSGSTSQGIGQELPAVGYELFFANQRIVYTGDAGLGSNLEPRINGADLLLIEATLDKPGGESERRVHLSLESSERLARLAKRAFIIHRVRCKEPLDIQG; translated from the coding sequence ATGAATGAAACTTGTCTTTTTTGGCAGGGCGAAGGATGGGGAGTAAGAGTACTCTACTCCTCCGCCGGCGTTGCAACATCCATTCTTGTAACCTCGAAGAAAGGCGGATCGCTGCTCATGGATGCTGGAGACGGCACGCTGAGGGATCTTGTATCCTTGAACTGCGACTTCCGCTCGCTCTCAGCCGTCCTCATATCTCACGGTCACTTCGATCATATCGGCGGTATTCACTCCCTCTTAGGCTTCATGCGGATGATAGGCCGGAGCGAAGAACTTGTCATAGCTATGCCGAAGGGAGCCAGAGAACCGCCTGCAATACTCGACGCGTTCGAGTCTCTCTACTCAAATACGATGCCTTTCAAAGTCGTCCGGCATGAAGTCGAGGATTCAAGGTCTTTGAAGTTCGCAGAGATTATAATCAAATCCTTCAAGGTTGTACACTCCGGAAGCACGAGTCAGGGAATCGGCCAGGAACTCCCTGCGGTCGGCTACGAGCTCTTCTTTGCTAATCAGAGAATAGTTTATACGGGCGATGCGGGTCTTGGCTCGAATCTTGAACCCCGAATCAACGGTGCGGATCTTTTACTCATCGAAGCGACACTGGATAAGCCGGGAGGAGAGAGCGAACGGAGGGTACACCTCTCACTCGAATCCTCAGAAAGGCTTGCAAGGCTCGCAAAGAGGGCGTTCATCATCCACAGGGTTCGCTGCAAAGAACCCCTCGATATCCAAGGTTGA